A window of the Roseiconus lacunae genome harbors these coding sequences:
- the hisA gene encoding 1-(5-phosphoribosyl)-5-[(5-phosphoribosylamino)methylideneamino]imidazole-4-carboxamide isomerase has protein sequence MEIWPAIDLRHGKPVRLRQGDYDQQTTFGDDPVEFAIKWKELGAKRLHLVDLDAARGDDPTANRDAVRRIVAETGLPCQMGGGVRDEAAIESLLALGLARLVVGSAALKRPDWFASMCDANPGKLAAGIDARDGMVATDGWLETSTTPAVELAQDLRKKTPNIAAIIYTDIARDGMMSGPNFDGLQQMADATDIPLVASGGVTHYDDVSKLVEMGMPAAIVGRSIYDGVMQLDQVIEIAGDR, from the coding sequence ATGGAAATTTGGCCTGCAATTGATCTTCGTCATGGCAAACCTGTTCGATTACGTCAGGGGGATTATGACCAGCAAACGACGTTCGGTGACGATCCCGTTGAGTTCGCGATCAAGTGGAAGGAGCTTGGCGCTAAGCGACTCCATCTCGTCGACCTCGATGCGGCTCGCGGAGATGACCCGACCGCAAATCGGGATGCCGTCCGGCGGATCGTTGCCGAGACCGGATTGCCTTGTCAAATGGGCGGCGGTGTCCGCGATGAAGCAGCGATCGAATCATTGCTGGCTCTCGGACTCGCTCGATTGGTCGTCGGTTCGGCTGCCCTGAAACGTCCCGATTGGTTCGCTTCGATGTGCGATGCCAACCCCGGAAAGCTGGCCGCCGGGATCGACGCCCGGGACGGGATGGTCGCTACCGATGGATGGTTGGAAACCAGTACGACGCCTGCGGTCGAATTGGCTCAAGACCTTCGCAAAAAAACGCCTAACATCGCGGCGATCATCTACACCGACATTGCCCGTGACGGCATGATGAGCGGGCCAAACTTCGATGGTTTACAGCAGATGGCTGACGCAACCGACATCCCGTTGGTCGCCAGCGGTGGCGTGACACACTACGACGACGTTTCAAAGCTGGTCGAAATGGGAATGCCGGCAGCAATCGTCGGACGCTCGATCTATGATGGAGTCATGCAACTGGACCAAGTGATCGAGATCGCCGGAGACCGCTAG
- the rbsK gene encoding ribokinase: MSVAVDSLNAFALIMPPTPHNCPKITVLGSINMDLVVRCADLPLPGQTITAEAFEEIPGGKGANQAVAAARAGGEVRLIGRVGDDGFGKTLREHLVSEGVDCTCVETTADTASGVAIVAVEKSGENSIVVVPGSNGEVTVADVQRHGDAIRQSDVLMVQLETPRETVEAAIAIARQAGVKVILDPAPAQALPATMLDVDVLCPNETEAVTIAGDRCGTVEEAKQLAAKLRSSGPDVAIITLGDRGTIVDDGMGARLIEPITIKAVDTTAAGDAFAGTLAVRLASGVPLDRAVRLANIAGALAASVAGAQPSLPTADAVTSKADELDAG, encoded by the coding sequence ATGTCAGTAGCCGTAGATTCCCTGAATGCGTTCGCTCTCATCATGCCCCCCACGCCACACAACTGCCCCAAGATCACCGTACTCGGATCGATCAACATGGATTTGGTCGTCCGCTGCGCCGACTTGCCGTTGCCAGGCCAGACGATTACCGCCGAAGCATTTGAGGAAATTCCCGGAGGAAAGGGAGCCAACCAAGCCGTCGCCGCGGCGCGAGCCGGAGGGGAAGTGCGATTGATCGGGAGAGTCGGAGATGATGGCTTCGGCAAGACATTGCGTGAACACCTTGTGTCCGAAGGCGTCGACTGTACCTGCGTTGAAACGACGGCGGACACCGCGTCAGGTGTCGCCATCGTCGCAGTCGAAAAGAGCGGTGAAAACAGCATCGTTGTTGTGCCCGGATCGAACGGCGAAGTCACCGTGGCGGATGTCCAGCGGCACGGGGATGCGATTCGGCAAAGCGACGTCTTGATGGTGCAACTCGAGACCCCACGAGAGACGGTCGAAGCGGCAATCGCGATCGCTCGACAAGCCGGCGTGAAAGTGATTCTAGACCCGGCACCCGCACAAGCTTTACCCGCCACGATGCTTGACGTCGACGTGCTTTGTCCCAATGAAACGGAAGCAGTCACGATCGCCGGAGATCGTTGCGGCACGGTCGAAGAAGCCAAACAATTGGCGGCAAAACTGCGATCATCGGGGCCGGACGTTGCGATCATCACGCTGGGAGATCGCGGCACCATCGTTGACGACGGCATGGGAGCCCGCTTGATCGAACCGATCACGATCAAGGCGGTCGACACCACGGCCGCAGGCGATGCGTTTGCCGGTACCCTCGCCGTTCGACTCGCCTCAGGCGTTCCCCTTGACCGGGCTGTTCGACTTGCAAACATCGCCGGTGCGCTGGCCGCCTCGGTGGCTGGTGCACAACCGAGTCTTCCAACCGCAGACGCTGTAACTTCAAAGGCGGATGAACTCGACGCAGGATAG